A genome region from Gymnogyps californianus isolate 813 chromosome 4, ASM1813914v2, whole genome shotgun sequence includes the following:
- the FAM149A gene encoding protein FAM149A isoform X2: MLFEGKVTSQTQSLQAECADWVEQFPHLRVLGRQLLLPKDEGFQHFQSRSDTCVDTKCLLGLRECTSNIKELCISGSKMIPTASPIHKSLDSSSTRISASDSSMYSFLEEEIYDVDGKIEEYLAFDNKELDDESWEQKKMRLAEKRSKRGIPPVSPNACIKDAVASEVFDRIWSNVIGILEELIQKNWETSITECDKQVKKLKAVTAKLPHLPVVRITADAGSVPLSRGSEARSVSFGSHFVSSQVHRFSSNFCSDLNGVMTVQAKPLQQRHVATVEKIQNEQEDKQHSIGSSAPNSVHARLGRIADNSVLSSSRVLLASSRKLPSHCRLPSLTSDQLSSKAPNMYNDEILRGTKLGSSSDRLSSARAPTTWNKLPPINSEAVEQYLSVPRLQQSSHRGRYARSRVSSAVPGSTEQQPLRERTVIIDQFSRPNTTHTFRVCHNTDTPQKRSLTPMDFAHHRGTGQRFLIGSQHYYRSFQRNPPTSRKRFQIAS, encoded by the exons ATGCTGTTTGAAGGAAAAGTTACCTCCCAAACTCAGAGCCTGCAGGCAGAATGTGCAGACTGGGTTGAACAATTTCCTCATCTAAG GGTTCTAGGAAGGCAGCTCCTATTGCCGAAGGATGAaggttttcagcattttcagagcagaagtGATACCTGTGTGGATACTAAGTGTTTACTTGGCCTCCGTGAATGTACTAGTAATATAAAAGa GCTCTGCATTTCAGGCTCTAAAATGATCCCAACAGCATCTCCAATACATAAATCACTAGATTCAAGTTCCACTAGGATTTCTGCTTCTGACTCATCCATGTATTCATTCCTGGAAGAAGAAATCTATGATGTGGATGGAAAAATAGAAGAATATCTTGCCTTTGACAACAAGGAGCT TGATGATGAGAGttgggaacaaaagaaaatgcgTCTTGCTGAGAAGAGGAGTAAGCGTGGCATTCCCCCTGTTTCTCCCAATGCCTGTATCAAAGATGCTGTAGCTTCTGAAGTATTTGATCGTATCTGGAGCAATGTAATTGGAATATTGGAGGAACTGATTCAAAAAAATTGGGAAACTAGTATCACAG AGTGTGACAAACAGGTGAAAAAACTGAAAGCTGTTACAGCAAAACTGCCACATTTGCCAGTCGTTCGTATTACAGCAGATGCTGGGAGCGTTCCTCTTTCCAGAGGCTCTGAAGCACGAAGTGTATCTTTTGGGTCTCATTTTGTTTCCTCACag GTTCACCGTTTCTCCAGCAACTTCTGTAGTGATTTGAATGGTGTGATGACAGTTCAAGCAAAACCACTCCAACAGAGGCATGTTGCCACAgtagaaaaaataca GAATGAGCAAGAAGACAAACAGCATAGCATTGGCTCCAGTGCTCCAAATTCAGTGCACGCTAGGTTGGGGAGAATTGCTGATAACAGTGTTCTCTCATCATCTCGGGTACTGCTGGCATCTTCTAGGAAGCTACCAAGCCATTGTAGGTTACCTTCTCTCACTTCTGACCAACTCTCCTCAAAAGCTCCTAATATGTACAATGATGAAATCCTTAGGGGGACTAAATT GGGTTCCAGCTCGGATCGTTTATCTTCTGCTCGTGCACCTACAACCTGGAACAAGTTACCACCAATAAACTCGGAGGCTGTTGAACAATATCTTTCAGTACCTCGATTGCAACAGAGCTCT CATCGAGGACGATATGCTCGTAGCAGAGTGTCAAGTGCAGTGCCTGGCAGTACAGAGCAACAGCCACTCAGAGAAAGAACTGTTATTATTGATCAATTTTCAAGGCCCAACACGACTCATACATTCAGGGTATGTCACAAT ACAGACACACCTCAGAAGAGATCACTGACTCCCATGGATTTTGCTCACCACAGAGGGACAGGTCAAAGATTTTTAATAG GCTCCCAGCATTACTACAGATCCTTTCAGAGAAATCCTCCAACCTCAAGGAAGAGATTTCAGATTGCTTCTTAA
- the FAM149A gene encoding protein FAM149A isoform X1, whose amino-acid sequence MRSLNLWKGLSRGSTNQCLSGKSGEYLPAVFERNVQEAIDNYTCETLSSLSSSGCTTPTELNNSWSGINSYTTGLSTERSSVYSWRDDEFDKANTQRVQQLFWEIDEMLFEGKVTSQTQSLQAECADWVEQFPHLRVLGRQLLLPKDEGFQHFQSRSDTCVDTKCLLGLRECTSNIKELCISGSKMIPTASPIHKSLDSSSTRISASDSSMYSFLEEEIYDVDGKIEEYLAFDNKELDDESWEQKKMRLAEKRSKRGIPPVSPNACIKDAVASEVFDRIWSNVIGILEELIQKNWETSITECDKQVKKLKAVTAKLPHLPVVRITADAGSVPLSRGSEARSVSFGSHFVSSQVHRFSSNFCSDLNGVMTVQAKPLQQRHVATVEKIQNEQEDKQHSIGSSAPNSVHARLGRIADNSVLSSSRVLLASSRKLPSHCRLPSLTSDQLSSKAPNMYNDEILRGTKLGSSSDRLSSARAPTTWNKLPPINSEAVEQYLSVPRLQQSSHRGRYARSRVSSAVPGSTEQQPLRERTVIIDQFSRPNTTHTFRVCHNTDTPQKRSLTPMDFAHHRGTGQRFLIGSQHYYRSFQRNPPTSRKRFQIAS is encoded by the exons ATGAGAAGTTTAAACTTGTG GAAGGGACTATCCAGAGGTTCCACAAATCAGTGTCTTTCTGGAAAAAGTGGGGAGTATCTTCCAGCAGTTTTTGAGAGAAATGTGCAGGAAGCCATCGACAATTATACTTG TGAAACGCTTTCATCACTTTCATCTAGTGGTTGTACAACACCCACGGAGTTGAATAATTCTTGGTCTGGCATAAACAGCTATACTACTGGTTTGTCTACTGAAAGAAGTTCAGTTTACTCCTGGAGGGACGAT GAATTTGATAAAGCGAACACACAGAGAGTGCAGCAGTTATTTTGGGAGATTGATGAAATGCTGTTTGAAGGAAAAGTTACCTCCCAAACTCAGAGCCTGCAGGCAGAATGTGCAGACTGGGTTGAACAATTTCCTCATCTAAG GGTTCTAGGAAGGCAGCTCCTATTGCCGAAGGATGAaggttttcagcattttcagagcagaagtGATACCTGTGTGGATACTAAGTGTTTACTTGGCCTCCGTGAATGTACTAGTAATATAAAAGa GCTCTGCATTTCAGGCTCTAAAATGATCCCAACAGCATCTCCAATACATAAATCACTAGATTCAAGTTCCACTAGGATTTCTGCTTCTGACTCATCCATGTATTCATTCCTGGAAGAAGAAATCTATGATGTGGATGGAAAAATAGAAGAATATCTTGCCTTTGACAACAAGGAGCT TGATGATGAGAGttgggaacaaaagaaaatgcgTCTTGCTGAGAAGAGGAGTAAGCGTGGCATTCCCCCTGTTTCTCCCAATGCCTGTATCAAAGATGCTGTAGCTTCTGAAGTATTTGATCGTATCTGGAGCAATGTAATTGGAATATTGGAGGAACTGATTCAAAAAAATTGGGAAACTAGTATCACAG AGTGTGACAAACAGGTGAAAAAACTGAAAGCTGTTACAGCAAAACTGCCACATTTGCCAGTCGTTCGTATTACAGCAGATGCTGGGAGCGTTCCTCTTTCCAGAGGCTCTGAAGCACGAAGTGTATCTTTTGGGTCTCATTTTGTTTCCTCACag GTTCACCGTTTCTCCAGCAACTTCTGTAGTGATTTGAATGGTGTGATGACAGTTCAAGCAAAACCACTCCAACAGAGGCATGTTGCCACAgtagaaaaaataca GAATGAGCAAGAAGACAAACAGCATAGCATTGGCTCCAGTGCTCCAAATTCAGTGCACGCTAGGTTGGGGAGAATTGCTGATAACAGTGTTCTCTCATCATCTCGGGTACTGCTGGCATCTTCTAGGAAGCTACCAAGCCATTGTAGGTTACCTTCTCTCACTTCTGACCAACTCTCCTCAAAAGCTCCTAATATGTACAATGATGAAATCCTTAGGGGGACTAAATT GGGTTCCAGCTCGGATCGTTTATCTTCTGCTCGTGCACCTACAACCTGGAACAAGTTACCACCAATAAACTCGGAGGCTGTTGAACAATATCTTTCAGTACCTCGATTGCAACAGAGCTCT CATCGAGGACGATATGCTCGTAGCAGAGTGTCAAGTGCAGTGCCTGGCAGTACAGAGCAACAGCCACTCAGAGAAAGAACTGTTATTATTGATCAATTTTCAAGGCCCAACACGACTCATACATTCAGGGTATGTCACAAT ACAGACACACCTCAGAAGAGATCACTGACTCCCATGGATTTTGCTCACCACAGAGGGACAGGTCAAAGATTTTTAATAG GCTCCCAGCATTACTACAGATCCTTTCAGAGAAATCCTCCAACCTCAAGGAAGAGATTTCAGATTGCTTCTTAA